One Prosthecodimorpha staleyi DNA window includes the following coding sequences:
- a CDS encoding phosphoribosyltransferase: MFLNRSEAGRRLAAVLADEAAGRPVVLALPRGGVPVAAPVARSLKAPLGLVLVRKIGAPGNPELAIGAVAEAAGSGSVVTARNEPLIAALGVDEAAFAALRAAKVDELRDRHARYSSGRAAVDLAGRTVILVDDGIATGATVRAALSALAQSGATRVVLAAPIAAPEAAAALRPLVDRLAILAEPAEFSAVGQGYAEFEPVEDEKMMAILDAADISGRSRV; this comes from the coding sequence ATGTTTCTGAACCGGAGTGAGGCCGGACGGCGGCTGGCGGCGGTCCTGGCCGACGAGGCGGCGGGGCGGCCCGTGGTCCTGGCCCTGCCGAGGGGCGGCGTGCCGGTGGCGGCGCCGGTCGCCCGGTCCCTGAAGGCGCCGCTCGGTCTCGTCCTCGTGCGCAAGATCGGGGCACCCGGCAATCCGGAACTGGCCATCGGCGCCGTGGCGGAGGCCGCGGGATCGGGTTCGGTCGTCACGGCCCGCAACGAGCCGCTGATCGCGGCGCTCGGCGTTGACGAGGCGGCCTTCGCGGCCTTGCGCGCGGCCAAGGTCGATGAGCTCAGGGACCGCCACGCGCGCTATTCGAGCGGAAGGGCGGCCGTCGATCTGGCCGGCCGGACGGTCATTCTGGTCGACGACGGCATCGCGACCGGTGCCACCGTGCGGGCGGCGCTGAGCGCGCTGGCGCAGTCCGGTGCGACGCGCGTCGTGCTGGCCGCACCGATCGCGGCGCCGGAGGCCGCCGCGGCCCTTCGCCCCCTGGTCGATCGGCTGGCGATTCTCGCCGAGCCCGCTGAGTTTTCCGCCGTCGGCCAGGGCTATGCCGAGTTCGAGCCGGTCGAAGACGAGAAAATGATGGCTATCCTCGATGCCGCTGACATATCGGGACGCTCCCGGGTTTGA
- the urtA gene encoding urea ABC transporter substrate-binding protein codes for MQFMSYATRLAVVGSIAFGATSAALSAQETIKVGILHSLSGTMAISETTLKDTMLFLIDEQNKKGGVLGKKLEAVVVDPASNWPLFAEKARELITKDKVSAVFGCWTSVSRKSVLPVFKELNSILFYPVQYEGEESERNVFYTGAAPNQQAIPAVDYLMSKDGGEVKRWVLAGTDYVYPRTTNKILEAYLKSKGVAEADIMINYTPFGHSDWQTIVSDIKKFGSAGKKTAVVSTINGDANVPFYKELGNQGIKATDIPVVAFSVGEEELAGIDTKPLLGHLAAWNYFQSVKNPANEAFIAKWKEFTKNPKRVTNDPMEAHVIGFAMWVKAVEKAGTADPDKVIDALPGIEAPNLTGGISKMLPNHHITKPVLIGEIKADGQFDVVWQTKGLVPGDAWTDFLPGSKDLEADWVTLKCGNYNTVTKKCGA; via the coding sequence ATGCAGTTCATGTCCTACGCGACGCGCCTCGCGGTCGTCGGCTCCATCGCCTTCGGCGCGACCTCTGCGGCGCTCTCCGCCCAGGAAACCATCAAGGTCGGCATCCTCCACTCGCTCTCGGGCACCATGGCGATTTCCGAGACGACGCTGAAGGATACGATGCTCTTCCTCATCGACGAGCAGAACAAGAAGGGCGGCGTTCTCGGCAAGAAGCTCGAGGCCGTCGTCGTCGACCCGGCGTCCAACTGGCCGCTCTTCGCCGAGAAGGCCCGCGAACTGATCACCAAGGACAAGGTCTCGGCCGTGTTCGGCTGCTGGACCTCGGTCAGCCGCAAGTCCGTGCTGCCGGTGTTCAAGGAACTGAACTCGATCCTCTTCTACCCCGTCCAGTATGAGGGTGAGGAATCCGAGCGCAACGTGTTCTACACCGGCGCCGCTCCGAACCAGCAGGCGATCCCCGCCGTCGACTATCTGATGTCGAAGGACGGCGGCGAAGTGAAGCGCTGGGTGCTGGCCGGCACCGACTACGTCTATCCGCGCACGACCAACAAGATCCTTGAGGCCTATCTCAAGTCGAAGGGCGTGGCCGAAGCGGACATCATGATCAACTACACGCCGTTCGGTCATTCCGACTGGCAGACGATCGTCTCCGACATCAAGAAGTTCGGCTCGGCCGGCAAGAAGACCGCCGTCGTGTCGACCATCAACGGCGACGCCAACGTGCCGTTCTACAAGGAACTCGGCAACCAGGGCATCAAGGCAACCGACATCCCGGTCGTGGCCTTCTCGGTCGGCGAGGAAGAACTGGCGGGTATCGACACCAAGCCGCTGCTCGGCCATCTCGCCGCCTGGAACTACTTCCAGTCGGTCAAGAACCCGGCCAACGAGGCGTTCATCGCCAAGTGGAAGGAATTCACCAAGAACCCGAAGCGCGTGACCAACGACCCGATGGAAGCCCATGTGATCGGCTTCGCCATGTGGGTCAAGGCGGTCGAGAAGGCCGGCACGGCCGATCCGGACAAGGTGATCGACGCCCTGCCGGGCATCGAAGCCCCGAACCTGACCGGCGGCATCTCCAAGATGCTCCCGAACCATCACATCACCAAGCCGGTCCTGATCGGCGAGATCAAGGCCGACGGCCAGTTCGACGTGGTGTGGCAGACCAAGGGCCTCGTCCCCGGCGACGCCTGGACCGACTTCCTGCCCGGCTCCAAGGACCTCGAGGCCGACTGGGTCACCCTCAAGTGCGGCAACTACAACACCGTCACCAAGAAGTGCGGCGCCTGA
- the urtB gene encoding urea ABC transporter permease subunit UrtB, whose amino-acid sequence MLHSARRLAARAFAPLLLTFGLVLAVLAWLPSAAMAQASIDAALEKLTTDSYSDTIDAVQAIAVSGHPRAAVIIQALQGGQLAFSAAEKKVYVRVGNDLQEAGSGTAPATAPADLADVRANNRVRGIVSAAMGSLTLLNPDPARRLEAAASVLKSRDAAALPALDQALARETDPAVKAAFAAARAAIVLNKTDASDNERVAAIDLIRKRGGQDALGLLRGLPADTPKRVKDAAEAGAKVVETQLALWSGAQNVWYGLSLGSVLLLAAIGLAITFGVMGIINMAHGEMVMIGAYTTFVVQEVIRAHAPGLFDWSLTIAIPLAFLTSGLVGVILERTVIRWLYGRPLETLLATWGISLILMQAVRTQFGANNREVGAPSFMSGSFDIGHMSITWGRLWIIVFALAVFAALILVLKRTPLGLQMRAVTQNRSMASAMGIRTPFVDALTFGLGCGIAGIAGVALSQIDNVSPNLGQSYIIDSFMVVVFGGVGNLWGTLVGAMTLGVINKFLEPYAGAVLGKILVLVFIILFIQKRPRGLFALKGRSVEA is encoded by the coding sequence ATGCTTCATTCCGCCCGCCGCCTTGCCGCCAGGGCCTTCGCCCCGCTCCTCCTCACTTTCGGACTGGTCCTTGCCGTGCTCGCCTGGCTGCCGTCGGCCGCCATGGCGCAGGCTTCGATCGACGCCGCCCTCGAGAAGCTGACCACGGACAGCTACTCGGACACGATCGACGCGGTCCAGGCCATCGCAGTCTCCGGCCATCCGCGCGCCGCGGTGATCATCCAGGCCCTGCAGGGCGGCCAGCTGGCCTTTTCGGCGGCCGAGAAGAAGGTCTATGTGCGGGTCGGCAACGACCTGCAGGAGGCCGGTTCCGGCACCGCGCCGGCGACCGCCCCGGCAGACCTCGCCGACGTGCGCGCCAACAACCGGGTGCGCGGCATCGTCTCCGCCGCGATGGGCTCGCTGACGCTGCTCAACCCCGACCCGGCCCGGCGCCTGGAGGCGGCCGCCTCGGTGCTGAAGTCGCGCGACGCCGCCGCCCTGCCGGCGCTCGACCAGGCGCTGGCGCGGGAGACCGACCCGGCCGTCAAGGCGGCCTTCGCGGCCGCACGCGCCGCCATCGTGCTGAACAAGACCGACGCCTCCGACAACGAGCGCGTCGCCGCCATCGACCTGATCCGCAAGCGCGGCGGCCAGGATGCCCTCGGCCTGCTGCGCGGCCTGCCGGCCGATACGCCGAAGCGCGTCAAGGATGCGGCCGAAGCCGGCGCCAAGGTGGTCGAGACCCAGCTCGCGCTGTGGTCCGGCGCCCAGAACGTCTGGTACGGGCTGTCGCTCGGCTCGGTCCTTCTGCTCGCCGCGATCGGCCTCGCCATCACCTTCGGGGTCATGGGCATCATCAACATGGCCCATGGCGAGATGGTCATGATCGGCGCCTACACGACCTTCGTCGTCCAGGAGGTGATCCGCGCCCATGCGCCGGGCCTGTTCGACTGGTCGCTGACCATCGCCATCCCGCTCGCCTTCCTGACCTCGGGCCTCGTCGGCGTAATCCTCGAGCGCACTGTGATCCGCTGGCTCTACGGCCGCCCGCTCGAAACCCTGCTCGCCACCTGGGGCATCTCGCTGATCCTGATGCAGGCGGTCCGCACCCAGTTCGGCGCCAACAACCGCGAGGTCGGCGCGCCGTCCTTCATGTCCGGCTCCTTCGACATCGGCCACATGTCGATCACCTGGGGTCGGCTCTGGATCATCGTCTTCGCGCTCGCCGTGTTCGCCGCCCTGATCCTGGTCCTGAAGCGCACGCCGCTCGGCCTGCAGATGCGCGCGGTCACGCAGAACCGCTCCATGGCCAGCGCCATGGGCATCCGCACGCCCTTCGTCGACGCCCTGACCTTCGGGCTCGGCTGCGGCATCGCCGGCATCGCCGGCGTCGCGCTCAGCCAGATCGACAACGTCTCGCCCAATCTCGGCCAGAGCTACATCATCGACAGCTTCATGGTCGTGGTCTTCGGCGGGGTCGGCAATCTCTGGGGCACGCTGGTCGGCGCCATGACGCTCGGCGTGATCAACAAGTTCCTCGAACCCTATGCCGGCGCGGTGCTCGGCAAGATTCTGGTCCTCGTCTTCATCATCCTGTTCATCCAGAAGCGTCCGCGGGGCCTGTTCGCCCTCAAGGGTCGGTCGGTGGAAGCATGA
- the urtC gene encoding urea ABC transporter permease subunit UrtC codes for MITSFLLKGFDRRVTFAVLILAVIAVAVPCFNLYLPQNHPLHVPTYLVQLWGKYAAYAMLAVALDLVWGYCGILSLGHGAFFALGGYAMGMYLMRQIGTRGVYAHPILPDFMVFLNWKELPVTWYGFDWFGYAAFMVMFVPGLLAFVFGWFAFRSRVTGVYLSIITQAMTYALLLAFFRNDMGFGGNNGLTDFKDILGYNIQADTTRAGLFFLTVLAVILSLILASAIVNSKLGKVLLAIRDAESRTRFIGYRVENFKVFVFTVSACMAGIAGALYVPQVGIINPSEFSPANSIEAVIWVAVGGRGTLVGAVVGAVAVNWGKTWFTGAFPAYWLFALGALFVLVTLFLPKGIIGTLSSLMARRPAPAGTLNPKPAE; via the coding sequence ATGATCACCTCGTTCCTCCTCAAAGGCTTCGACCGCCGCGTCACCTTCGCGGTCCTGATCCTCGCGGTCATCGCCGTGGCGGTGCCCTGCTTCAACCTCTACCTGCCGCAGAACCATCCGCTGCATGTGCCGACCTATCTGGTGCAGCTCTGGGGCAAGTATGCCGCCTATGCGATGCTCGCCGTCGCCCTCGATCTGGTTTGGGGCTATTGCGGCATCCTCTCGCTCGGCCACGGCGCCTTCTTCGCGCTCGGCGGCTACGCGATGGGCATGTATCTGATGCGCCAGATCGGCACCCGCGGCGTCTATGCCCACCCGATCCTGCCGGACTTCATGGTCTTCCTGAACTGGAAGGAGCTGCCGGTCACCTGGTACGGCTTCGACTGGTTCGGCTATGCGGCCTTCATGGTGATGTTCGTGCCGGGCCTGCTCGCCTTCGTGTTTGGCTGGTTCGCCTTCCGCTCGCGTGTCACCGGCGTCTATCTGTCGATCATCACCCAGGCGATGACCTATGCGCTGCTGCTGGCCTTCTTCCGCAACGACATGGGCTTCGGCGGCAATAACGGCCTGACCGACTTCAAGGATATCCTCGGCTACAACATCCAGGCCGACACGACCCGCGCCGGCCTGTTCTTCCTGACCGTGCTGGCCGTGATCCTGTCGCTGATCCTGGCCTCGGCGATCGTGAATTCGAAGCTCGGCAAGGTGCTGCTGGCGATCCGCGACGCGGAAAGCCGGACGCGCTTCATCGGCTACCGGGTCGAGAACTTCAAGGTCTTCGTCTTCACCGTCTCGGCCTGCATGGCCGGGATCGCCGGCGCGCTCTACGTGCCGCAGGTCGGCATCATCAACCCGTCCGAATTCTCGCCGGCCAACTCGATCGAGGCGGTCATCTGGGTGGCGGTCGGCGGGCGCGGCACGCTGGTCGGCGCCGTCGTCGGCGCGGTCGCGGTCAACTGGGGCAAGACCTGGTTCACCGGCGCCTTTCCGGCCTACTGGCTGTTCGCGCTCGGCGCGCTCTTCGTCCTCGTCACGCTGTTCCTGCCCAAGGGCATCATCGGCACCCTGTCGAGCCTGATGGCGCGCCGCCCGGCGCCCGCCGGGACCCTCAATCCCAAGCCGGCCGAGTGA
- the urtD gene encoding urea ABC transporter ATP-binding protein UrtD gives MDLAKNSLLYLDGVAVSFDGYKALRGLSMVIAPGEMRAIIGPNGAGKTTMMDVITGKTRPDEGEVLFAGSTDLTQMDEAAIASLGIGRKFQKPTVFESQTVRDNLVLALQGDRGTFATLFHRLTGKEATRLDELLETIKLQDRQNELARNLSHGQKQWLEIGMLLAQEPKLLLVDEPVAGMTDAETMETAHLLRKINETKSVVVVEHDMHFVRELGVKVTVLHEGAVLSEGSIDHVANDPRVIEVYLGR, from the coding sequence ATGGACCTCGCCAAGAACTCGCTCCTCTATCTCGACGGCGTCGCGGTCTCCTTCGACGGCTACAAGGCCCTGCGCGGCCTCTCCATGGTGATCGCGCCGGGCGAGATGCGCGCGATCATCGGCCCGAACGGCGCCGGCAAGACCACCATGATGGACGTGATCACCGGCAAGACCCGCCCCGACGAGGGCGAGGTGCTGTTCGCCGGCTCGACCGACCTGACCCAGATGGACGAGGCCGCGATCGCCTCGCTCGGCATCGGCCGCAAGTTCCAGAAGCCGACCGTGTTCGAGAGCCAGACGGTGCGCGACAATCTCGTGCTCGCCCTGCAGGGCGACCGCGGCACCTTCGCGACCCTGTTCCACCGCCTGACGGGCAAGGAGGCGACGCGGCTCGACGAGCTCCTGGAGACCATCAAGCTGCAGGACCGCCAGAACGAACTGGCCAGGAATCTCAGCCACGGCCAGAAGCAGTGGCTGGAGATCGGCATGCTGCTCGCCCAGGAGCCGAAGCTGCTGCTGGTCGACGAACCGGTCGCCGGCATGACCGATGCCGAGACGATGGAGACCGCCCACCTCTTGCGCAAGATCAACGAGACCAAATCGGTCGTGGTGGTCGAGCACGACATGCATTTCGTGCGCGAGCTCGGCGTCAAGGTGACCGTGCTGCACGAAGGCGCGGTGTTGTCCGAAGGGTCGATCGACCATGTCGCCAACGACCCGCGCGTCATCGAAGTCTATCTGGGGCGCTGA
- the urtE gene encoding urea ABC transporter ATP-binding subunit UrtE, protein MLTVSNIDLFYGAAQALRSVSVSAKAGEISCVLGRNGVGKTSLLRAITGHQPITKGSIVWEGQDLGRMPPYERARRGIAFVPQGREIFPLLTVRENLETGYACLPRSERYVPDEIYDLFPVLKDMLWRRGGDLSGGQQQQLAIGRALVTRPRLLVLDEPTEGIQPSIIKDIGRALEYLRSKGTMAILLVEQYFDFAKELADSYAVLDRGEVVIAGTKDEVDPEQVRAKIAV, encoded by the coding sequence ATGCTGACCGTCTCCAACATCGACCTCTTCTACGGCGCCGCCCAGGCGTTGCGCTCGGTCTCGGTCTCGGCGAAGGCCGGCGAGATCTCCTGCGTGCTCGGCCGCAACGGCGTCGGCAAGACCTCGCTCCTCAGGGCCATCACCGGCCACCAGCCGATCACCAAGGGCTCGATCGTCTGGGAGGGGCAGGATCTCGGCCGCATGCCGCCCTACGAGCGCGCGCGCCGCGGCATCGCCTTCGTGCCGCAGGGGCGCGAGATCTTCCCGCTTCTGACCGTGCGCGAGAATCTCGAAACCGGCTATGCCTGCCTGCCGCGCTCGGAACGCTACGTGCCCGACGAGATCTACGATCTCTTCCCCGTCCTGAAGGACATGCTCTGGCGGCGCGGCGGCGACCTCTCCGGCGGCCAGCAGCAGCAGCTCGCCATCGGCCGCGCCCTGGTCACCCGGCCGCGCCTGCTCGTCCTCGACGAGCCGACCGAAGGCATCCAGCCGTCGATCATCAAGGATATCGGCCGGGCGCTCGAATACCTGCGCTCCAAGGGCACCATGGCGATCCTGCTGGTCGAGCAGTATTTCGACTTCGCCAAGGAACTGGCCGACAGCTACGCCGTGCTCGACCGCGGCGAGGTGGTCATTGCCGGCACCAAGGACGAGGTCGACCCCGAACAGGTCCGCGCCAAGATCGCGGTGTGA
- a CDS encoding trypsin-like peptidase domain-containing protein translates to MISEDASARSSAACVLISSISRNVASHGAGLVIAAGSGSCTVLTCSHVVPKGGYTRIAGVPLLGDGDEPGSDIRDDASRRIRRCHVGNIDLAIVDVDLPGAVPAEIGSLRLPLAEPSSVYQYYAFDALPDMHFVKSPVRVQVTREVEILTDRIRSGVVGYEFQAIGGEVLPGHSGGVILNESGNPAAIVAFRWRENGKGLAISLPALRFVWAEFATVTQSRNDDIRSLAKGQAAAVQVKASVAKPSKPQAPKKSKRPLDPDDLNKGRFGGSSTAAGFELTGVLRRVAPSGQYFVHDLIVRSTDGRDLNMPILFVLHETFNPSEFLVRTAEPTGDRAVLAEIISYGVYTAGAVLREIDGDDVLLEYDVSRLPGLPPDFLSR, encoded by the coding sequence ATGATCTCCGAGGACGCATCTGCTCGGTCCTCCGCGGCATGCGTTTTGATTTCGTCCATTTCCCGCAATGTCGCATCCCATGGCGCTGGATTGGTAATCGCGGCCGGGAGTGGGTCGTGTACCGTTTTGACCTGCTCTCATGTGGTGCCTAAGGGGGGATACACGCGGATCGCCGGCGTGCCCTTGTTGGGCGATGGCGATGAGCCGGGCAGCGATATACGCGATGACGCGTCTCGGCGGATCCGCCGTTGTCATGTCGGCAATATCGACCTCGCGATCGTCGATGTCGATCTTCCGGGAGCCGTACCTGCCGAGATCGGGTCCCTCCGATTGCCGTTAGCGGAGCCGTCGAGCGTCTATCAATATTATGCCTTCGATGCCCTGCCAGATATGCACTTCGTCAAATCGCCGGTGCGCGTCCAAGTGACCCGTGAGGTCGAGATCCTGACCGATCGAATCCGTAGTGGTGTCGTCGGTTACGAGTTTCAGGCGATCGGCGGGGAGGTTCTTCCCGGTCATAGCGGCGGGGTGATCTTGAACGAGAGTGGCAATCCTGCCGCCATCGTCGCTTTCCGATGGCGGGAGAACGGGAAGGGGCTCGCGATCAGTCTGCCGGCCTTGCGCTTCGTTTGGGCGGAATTTGCGACCGTTACGCAATCACGCAACGACGATATCCGGTCGCTGGCCAAGGGGCAGGCGGCAGCTGTTCAGGTTAAGGCTTCCGTCGCAAAGCCTTCGAAGCCGCAAGCGCCAAAGAAGAGCAAAAGACCTTTGGATCCTGATGACCTGAACAAGGGTCGTTTCGGCGGCTCAAGCACGGCTGCCGGGTTCGAGCTGACCGGAGTCTTGCGCCGGGTTGCACCAAGCGGTCAGTATTTTGTCCATGACCTTATTGTTCGATCGACGGACGGTCGTGATCTCAATATGCCCATTTTGTTTGTTCTCCACGAGACCTTCAATCCGTCCGAGTTCCTGGTCCGGACGGCCGAGCCGACTGGTGATCGCGCAGTGCTTGCCGAGATAATCTCCTACGGCGTGTATACGGCAGGTGCGGTTCTGCGCGAGATTGACGGCGATGATGTGCTTCTCGAATACGATGTATCCCGGCTTCCTGGTCTGCCGCCTGACTTTCTCAGCCGCTAA
- a CDS encoding CU044_2847 family protein has protein sequence MSNVIQFSDDVLIEISGTAGRAEPINSAQVSNVNREFSKVVGAIQNFVAPVANSVAAALAQTTVESAEVVLGFSFTAEGNLVICKASAEGSVKVTLTVNRGAQQ, from the coding sequence ATGAGTAATGTCATTCAATTTAGTGATGACGTGTTGATCGAGATATCGGGCACCGCCGGACGTGCGGAACCGATCAACTCGGCTCAAGTTTCGAACGTAAATCGCGAGTTCAGCAAAGTAGTTGGCGCAATCCAGAATTTCGTCGCGCCGGTCGCAAACAGTGTGGCGGCAGCGCTGGCTCAGACCACGGTCGAAAGTGCGGAGGTTGTTCTTGGCTTTTCGTTCACGGCCGAGGGCAATCTTGTGATCTGCAAAGCGAGTGCAGAAGGCTCCGTCAAAGTGACGCTGACCGTGAATCGCGGTGCGCAGCAATGA